Below is a window of Pleurodeles waltl isolate 20211129_DDA chromosome 4_1, aPleWal1.hap1.20221129, whole genome shotgun sequence DNA.
CCTGCAGATTATCATCTCACCTCCCATATTCATCTCTGTGGATTCCTTATACCCCATAATATTCAGAGTGATAAAATGGCTTGCTCTGTATCTTATCATTTACGACATATAGGCTTAGATATACAAATGTTTTGGGTCAGTTTTGTGTTACATTTCTAAAGTACTCCCAATGGAAAGTGATCATGTGAGATTTCATATCTAATGCAAATTATGATCTGTGTTAAATAGTAAcccgaaataaaaaaaaatctggaatggaatattttgcattactttgtatCAAGGGAATGTTAAATGGGTGGTGCAGGGGCATTCCAGTGCAACGCTCCACAGGTTTTGATATGAAGAGTTGTAGCGAGAGATTTGTGCCAAAATTCCAGGTCTTCTCGAGAcaggcacaacagggagaaatgttGCACATATTTTTTTTCCCACTTTGTCTTGTACAGTACAGATACAATAGGAAAACAAGCCTTGAAGCATAGGTTTCAGACTTGAAGGTACCCCTTCTGGTACAAAACCTGTATTTCAAGGAATGCAGGCACAATTACGCTGATGGCGCCAGGCTAGTTGTATTTACATATGGATGCCTAAAGTGCACAAGCGCAGAGGAGAGAGTAGTAGATATGGTGAtactctgctctctccctttctattaaTGCAGACCAGAAATTTGACTTGCTACCATCAGTTGTGTGACCTGTTGATAAATCTGAGCCATAATGTTTGAAATGTCTGAAAATATTTTTAGTCTACATTGTTTCGTGATACTGGTGCATAATGAGCTTAGCATTGAAtgcgaacatagggggtcattttgacctcggcggtccttTTTAAAGAccgtcgagggaccgccgtgcggaaggccGCTTGGCCTATtacgaccgttggcagctctccgttctTTTACGGACTGAGAGccggcaacagccatactggcgggaggtggggaagtggaggttgctccacctccaccgccatgccaacagaacactgcccagcgaatcacgtcctgtgattcgccgtggcggtgttctgttggcggtgtggtgtcggcagagctggccccatggctcccgtcacctcccggaggatcgtcggaccaggtaagtcgatcgtccgtgaggggagggggatggggcgtgttgtctgttgtgtgggtgcatgggggtgtgtgtatgtagaggggggtgtgtgagtgtgtgtatgcttgcagggtgttgtgtgtatgggaatgagtgcatgtatgtctgtgggtacgtctgtatggatgtgtgcgtgtatgtttgaatgtgggtgtgtgtgtctgactgtgtgtgtggatggaggCATGTATgacggcgtgtgtgcgtgtaaatgTAAGTGagtaggtggtgcctgtgtgcgtgtagtGTGGGTATGGGCGATGTGATGTTGGCGGtcggggtggggagttgggtggctgagacccctatcagtgccagggaattcattccctggcactgatagtgcttaccgccatggatttcatggcggttcaaaccgctggaaatccacggcggtaagccgggtcaaaataccgccggtggtatagtgacggccgccgggctggagacccaggtctccagcccagcggtcgtctccgccctggcgggcggaacggagaaccggcggatgaccatagcgctaaccgccatggtcataattccaccaagtaagaccgccagcctgttggcggtcttaccgctggttctccgccttccgccagggtcataatgacccccatagtcttaaaatagtttctatagattttttctccATAGCTCTATTCTCAGCAGAGATTCTCACAACTACTAAATGCCATTGGGCTCTCATTATCATTACTTGCAACATATTGTGAAGTACTTAATTATACTGGTCACAggattccattgctttacagtattTGAATAGTATCAGCAACACCTTGAACTCCTGACCTTCTAATAAATATGCCTGCCACTAACTCTTGTTTCTAAATGAGGTAAAATAACTGGAACAGATCTTGAGGAAGGCCTGCTTAACATCCTGGTTTCTCAAGCTGTAGATCATTGGGTTAAAAACCGGACATCCAGCAGCATACAGGGCTGACACAACCTTGTCCTTTTTACCTCCAAAGCCCATAGCAGGAAGAAGGTAGGTGTAGCTAGTGGTGCCATACAGCAAACCGACTACCAATAGGTGAGAAGCACAGGTGGAAAAAGCCTTCTTCATTTTTTCAGCAGAGTGCATCTTTAAAATTGATGAGAGAATGTAGGAGTAAGTTATGATTATCAAGGTGAAGCATATTATGCAGAGGAAGATATCTGCAACCATGGTCACATGATCAATTGCATATGTATTGGAAATAGCAACCTTACTAACTGCTGGTATTTCACAGAAAATGTGGTCCACAACATTTTGTTCAAGGAATGACAACTTCAAGATCAAGCCAACATGAAGCATGGAGTTTAAAATGCCTAGAATCCATACTGCCGCTGCCAAGGAAAGATAAACAGTTTTTCTCATGATTATTGGATAGTGCAGAGGTTTACAGATGGCCACATACCTATCAAATGCCATGACTGTGACAAGCAAGAGTTCAGTGCCCAAAGCAGCAGAAAGCAGGAACATTTGTGCCATGCAACCCCAATATGACATGGACTTTGTCTCAGAGAGCAGGATCACCATCATGTTGGGAATAACGCTTGAGGTAAAGCAGATGTCCAAGAGAGCCAGATTGACCAAAAAAAAGTACATTGGGGTGTGAAGATGAGTTTCTGAATATATGACAATCATAATAAGTAGGTTTCCTAAAACGGCGAGCAGGTAGATCAAGAGAAAAGCAGCAAAGAAAAGTGCCTGCAGCTTTGGGGAACTGGAGAAACCCATAATGAGGAACTTCACGGCAGAGGTTTTGTTTGTGTAATCCATCAGATTGAGAAGAGTCATCTAAAacatggaaaacaacaacctgaaaTTAATTCCTAGCCAAGATAAAT
It encodes the following:
- the LOC138287111 gene encoding olfactory receptor 13G1-like, producing the protein MPSAFEIDTVLAKLAALSTVIAEEVLVAGVVDRKMTLLNLMDYTNKTSAVKFLIMGFSSSPKLQALFFAAFLLIYLLAVLGNLLIMIVIYSETHLHTPMYFFLVNLALLDICFTSSVIPNMMVILLSETKSMSYWGCMAQMFLLSAALGTELLLVTVMAFDRYVAICKPLHYPIIMRKTVYLSLAAAVWILGILNSMLHVGLILKLSFLEQNVVDHIFCEIPAVSKVAISNTYAIDHVTMVADIFLCIICFTLIIITYSYILSSILKMHSAEKMKKAFSTCASHLLVVGLLYGTTSYTYLLPAMGFGGKKDKVVSALYAAGCPVFNPMIYSLRNQDVKQAFLKICSSYFTSFRNKTAFDTISHHNHINRLNINIKENAFFLTDAHRLSSSFTSEPKNIIYGVPQKSSLSSTLFNTDMTPLTHIVRSHGSNIICYVDDTQLILLLTSDPPPSEQTPATP